In Podarcis muralis chromosome 14, rPodMur119.hap1.1, whole genome shotgun sequence, one genomic interval encodes:
- the VASN gene encoding vasorin: MRQLALWALLVLPAGILSRGCPSECQCGQPQTVFCISRRSHAVPQGLPPDTANLYVFENGIRSLGEDSFAGLPALQLLDLSQNLIASLPKNVFRPLAGLRNLDLSSNQLREVTNESFHGLRLLERLYLEHNHLQHIHPAAFDSLENLLELKLQDNQLRTLPPLQLPALLLLDVSRNKVTALDPGAFRVPNLESLKIAGLGLGKVEEELLRSVAALHELDVSDNLLPTVPSALQLLRGLTKLSLAGNAQISHLRPEDFRELRNLQELDISNLNLSSLPGGFLASFPRLRAVAAAANPFNCVCPMSWFVSWAASGKALLRRPEETRCHFPPRNAGRLLQSLEYADFGCPATTTTSSVGTQKTAGPDVAEPAPSRPGAPSTASPMEPTSATSPTTPEGLPSAEPRLCPPGTCLNGGVCQLDAGNHLECACPVGFTGPYCETRAQVTAVPTAARVPAPPERLAIKHVGGTSLKVDLQNEAWSSLELKGIRLTYWSLSGPDKRPVTLRLPASLPEYTVRGLAPNSSYHICVGPLGAKAHEDDLCVEARTLHLTHQQHAPVTQGKGTSLALVVVPAVASAVLLAAAVAAAFYYVRRRRRRRRQAHAASGAAGPLELEGVKENGDLGGHGQKAAPNGLEYEVPLMQPQTAGRPAPRTLRPSYF, translated from the coding sequence ATGAGGCAGCTGGCGCTCTGGGCACTGCTGGTCCTCCCCGCTGGGATCCTGTCCCGGGGCTGCCCCTCCGAATGCCAGTGCGGCCAGCCCCAGACGGTCTTCTGCATTTCCCGGAGGAGCCACGCCGTCCCGCAGGGCCTCCCCCCGGACACGGCCAACCTGTACGTCTTTGAGAACGGCATCCGGTCCCTGGGCGAAGACAGCTTCGCGGGGCTgccggccctccagctgctggacCTGTCCCAGAACCTCATCGCCAGCCTCCCAAAGAATGTCTTCCGCCCGCTGGCCGGCCTCCGCAACCTGGACCTCTCCTCCAACCAGCTGCGGGAGGTCACCAACGAGAGCTTCCACGGCCTGCGCCTTCTTGAGCGGCTCTACCTGGAGCACAACCACCTGCAGCACATCCACCCGGCCGCCTTCGACTCGCTGGAAAACCTCCTGGAGCTGAAGCTGCAGGACAACCAGCTGCGGACACTGCCGCCCCTCCAGCTGCCCGCCCTGCTCCTCCTGGACGTCAGCCGGAACAAGGTGACCGCCCTCGACCCGGGCGCCTTCCGCGTCCCCAACCTCGAGTCGCTGAAGATCGCCGGGCTGGGCCTGGGCAAggtggaggaggagctgctgcggaGCGTGGCCGCCCTGCACGAGCTGGACGTCTCCGACAACCTGCTGCCCACGGTGCCCTCGGCTCTGCAGCTCCTGCGGGGCCTCACCAAGCTCAGCCTAGCCGGCAACGCACAGATCTCGCACCTGCGCCCCGAGGACTTCCGCGAACTGCGCAACCTGCAGGAGCTGGACATCAGCAACTTGAACCTCAGCAGCCTCCCGGGGGGGTTCCTCGCCTCCTTCCCCCGGCTGCGGGCCGTGGCGGCCGCTGCCAACCCCTTCAACTGCGTCTGCCCAATGAGCTGGTTCGTCAGCTGGGCCGCCAGTGGCAAAGCTCTGCTGCGGAGGCCCGAGGAGACTCGCTGCCACTTCCCACCCAGGAACGCCGGCCGGCTGCTCCAGAGCCTGGAATATGCAGACTTCGGATGCCCGGCCACTACCACCACCAGCAGCGTGGGCACGCAGAAGACTGCCGGCCCAGATGTGGCCGAACCCGCGCCCAGCCGCCCAGGTGCACCCAGCACAGCCAGCCCCATGGAACCGACGTCAGCCACCTCGCCCACCACGCCAGAAGGCCTGCCCAGCGCGGAGCCTCGCCTCTGCCCACCGGGCACCTGCCTCAATGGGGGCGTGTGCCAGCTGGATGCAGGGAACCACCTGGAGTGCGCCTGCCCTGTGGGCTTCACCGGCCCCTACTGCGAGACTAGGGCCCAGGTGACAGCCGTGCCCACTGCCGCCCGGGTACCCGCCCCTCCCGAGCGGCTGGCCATCAAGCACGTGGGGGGCACCTCGCTGAAGGTGGACCTGCAGAACGAGGCCTGGTCGTCTTTGGAGCTGAAAGGGATTCGCCTGACCTATTGGAGCCTCTCCGGGCCGGACAAGCGCCCTGTCACCCTCCGCCTGCCGGCCTCTCTGCCCGAGTACACCGTGCGAGGCCTGGCGCCCAACTCCTCCTACCACATCTGCGTGGGGCCGCTGGGGGCCAAGGCACACGAGGACGACCTGTGCGTGGAGGCCCGCACATTGCACCTGACTCACCAGCAGCACGCGCCCGTCACCCAGGGCAAGGGCACCAGCCTGGCACTCGTGGTGGTGCCCGCTGTGGCTTCCGCGGTGCTGCTTGCCGCCGCCGTGGCTGCCGCATTCTACTACGtgcgccggaggaggaggaggaggagacaggcgCACGCCGCCTCTGGAGCTGCCGGCCCGCTGGAGCTGGAGGGGGTGAAGGAGAACGGGGACCTGGGGGGCCACGGCCAGAAAGCGGCCCCCAACGGCCTGGAGTACGAGGTGCCACTCATGCAGCCGCAGACGGCCGGCCGCCCTGCACCCAGGACCCTGCGGCCTTCCTACTTCTAG